The DNA segment GGGCCGGGTGGGCGCGCAGCGCGGCCAGCGCCTCGGCGTGCCGGGCGTCGTCGCTGAGGTCGGAGTCCAGCAGCTCGCACAGGGCGAGGTCCTCGGGCAGGCCGAGCCGGGCGGCCCGCTCGCGCAGCCGCAGCACGGGCAGCGTCGGGATGCCCTCGCGCAGATCGGTGCCGGGGGTCTTGCCGGACTCCTGGGAGTCGGAGGCGATGTCCAGGTAGTCGTCGGCGAGCTGGAAGGCCACGCCGAGCCGCTCGCCGTACTGGGTGAGCACGTCCACGACCGTCTCGTCGGCGCCGGACATCATCGCGCCGAACCGGCAGGACACCGCGACCAGCGAGCCGGTCTTGCCGCCGAGGACGTCCAGGTAGTGCTCGACCGGGTCGCGGCCGTCGGTCGGTCCGGCGGTCTCCAGGATCTGGCCGGTGACCAGGCGTTCGAACGCGAGGGCCTGGACCCGGACCGCCTCGGGGCCGAGGTCGGCGAGGATCTGGGAGGCGCGGGCGAAGAGGAAGTCGCCGGTGAGGACCGCGACGGAGTTGCCCCAGCGGGTGTTGGCGCTGTCCACGCCCCGGCGTACGGCGGCCTCGTCCATGACGTCGTCGTGGTAGAGCGTGGCCAGATGGGTCAGCTCCACGACCACGGCCGAGGGCACCACACCGGGCGCGTAGGGGTCGCCGAACTGCGCCGCGAGCATCACGAGCAGCGGCCGGAAGCGCTTCCCGCCGGCCCGTACGAGGTGCTGGGCGGCCCCCGTGATGAACGGGACCTCGCTCTTGGTGGCCTCTAGCAGGCCCTCCTCGACAGCCGCCAATCCGGCCTGGACATCGGCTTCGAGAGCCTGGTCCCGCACGCTCAGCCCGAACGGCCCGACGACGGTCACGAGGGGTCTCCTGTCTGCTGGTGTCTGCTGGCGATTACGCGGTTTGTCGATAGGTCGCTGCCATCACTCAAGTCAGCGTATCCGGTCCGGTTTCGATCACCGATAGCGCCCACCCTGCGCCCACCCGTCCAGCCCGGGCGGTATCGGGTCATGACCGGCATACCCCCGCTCGGATGATGACAACGGACATTTATCGACTTAACAGGTAATCGGGAACTTCATCACGATCCCGGAGATGAAAGGAGTACCGACCCGACTCCGCCGGGGGGACGAATCCCCCATGCCCGATTTTCCACAGTTTGCCATTTCGTGAAGTGGGTCACCTGACCGCCTTCCCGCCGGTAACCCTTCGACACCCCTTCCCGCCGTGCGGCGTAAGCGAGTTGAGTATTGGC comes from the Streptomyces sp. SUK 48 genome and includes:
- a CDS encoding polyprenyl synthetase family protein, encoding MTVVGPFGLSVRDQALEADVQAGLAAVEEGLLEATKSEVPFITGAAQHLVRAGGKRFRPLLVMLAAQFGDPYAPGVVPSAVVVELTHLATLYHDDVMDEAAVRRGVDSANTRWGNSVAVLTGDFLFARASQILADLGPEAVRVQALAFERLVTGQILETAGPTDGRDPVEHYLDVLGGKTGSLVAVSCRFGAMMSGADETVVDVLTQYGERLGVAFQLADDYLDIASDSQESGKTPGTDLREGIPTLPVLRLRERAARLGLPEDLALCELLDSDLSDDARHAEALAALRAHPALEQARRDTVRYAEEARAALAPLRECDAKVALTELCDAVVHRAG